The Parachlamydia acanthamoebae genome has a window encoding:
- a CDS encoding TerC/Alx family metal homeostasis membrane protein: MESWLWLAFIGLILLLLVLDLGFFHRTPRAVSTREALAWSFFWIMQALAFNLFIYFLYENHWFGMGLNASQTILDGQEAALQFLAGYVIEKSLSLDNIVIIALVFSYFKVPLIYQHRVLFWGILGVLFLRLIMILGGIALVSTFHWINYVFGAFLIFTAIKMLVIRHDNLEPQNNPLVRLAYRYFPMTSGFHEDRFFIRNEGRLQMTPLFVVLLVIESSDVLFAIDSIPAIFAVTKEPFIVFTSNIFAILGLRSLYFALASMMQRFAYLKASLAFLMAFVGVKMLIANHYQIPIGVSLAMIGGVLLTGILASIFAQGRDTAPLVSPIANEQEALSQVTMRQVRKIITLVVGSTVLLVGIAMLVLPGPAFVVIPIGLAILAKEFVWAKHWYEKIKEHSKNLVDKVSDAVKKKNDQDD; encoded by the coding sequence ATGGAATCGTGGTTGTGGCTTGCTTTTATTGGTTTAATTCTTCTCCTGCTTGTTTTGGATTTGGGGTTTTTTCATCGAACTCCACGGGCTGTGAGCACACGTGAAGCACTTGCTTGGTCATTTTTTTGGATCATGCAAGCACTTGCCTTCAATTTATTTATCTATTTTCTTTACGAAAATCATTGGTTTGGTATGGGGCTCAATGCTTCACAGACCATTTTGGATGGTCAAGAAGCTGCATTGCAATTTTTAGCGGGTTATGTGATTGAAAAGTCGCTTAGCTTAGATAATATTGTGATTATTGCCTTGGTTTTTAGTTACTTTAAAGTTCCCTTAATTTACCAACATCGGGTGTTATTTTGGGGGATTTTAGGCGTTTTATTTCTTCGTCTGATCATGATTTTAGGAGGAATCGCGCTTGTTTCCACCTTTCACTGGATTAACTATGTGTTTGGTGCTTTCCTTATTTTCACAGCTATCAAGATGCTTGTTATTCGACATGACAATTTAGAACCTCAGAATAATCCTCTGGTGAGGCTTGCTTATCGTTATTTCCCTATGACTTCGGGTTTTCATGAGGATCGCTTTTTTATTAGAAATGAAGGTCGCTTGCAGATGACTCCTTTGTTTGTTGTTTTGCTAGTGATTGAAAGCTCAGATGTCCTTTTTGCGATTGATTCGATACCTGCCATATTTGCCGTTACAAAAGAACCATTCATTGTGTTTACCTCAAATATATTTGCTATTTTGGGCTTGCGCTCACTTTATTTTGCTTTAGCTAGCATGATGCAAAGATTTGCTTATCTGAAGGCTAGTTTGGCTTTTTTAATGGCTTTTGTTGGTGTGAAAATGTTGATTGCGAATCATTATCAAATTCCAATTGGAGTCTCTCTGGCAATGATTGGGGGAGTTTTATTAACAGGTATTCTGGCATCGATATTTGCACAAGGAAGAGATACCGCTCCTTTAGTTTCACCCATAGCCAATGAGCAGGAGGCTTTGTCTCAAGTGACCATGAGGCAAGTCCGCAAGATTATAACTTTGGTGGTCGGAAGTACCGTTCTTTTAGTCGGAATTGCCATGCTCGTTTTACCGGGCCCTGCATTTGTTGTGATTCCCATTGGGTTGGCTATTCTTGCTAAAGAATTTGTATGGGCCAAGCATTGGTACGAAAAAATTAAAGAGCATAGCAAAAATTTAGTGGATAAAGTTTCGGATGCAGTAAAAAAGAAAAATGATCAAGATGACTAA